CATTTTCGTTACTACAAAGTATTCTTAATGAACGCTTTCAACTACTGCTTTAAACACGTTCGCCACCACCAGGCTCTGAGAAGCAGGGGTCTCGCTCTACAGCCCATGGTGATCGCGGTCCAAATACGTCCGTAATTGACACGAGTCTTTCgaggaaatatttcaaacattcgaaatgcgggaaataaaacatttctcaaatatttCGAGTTTCGATTCAGACATTGCGTTCGAGGAACAACGCAACGACATTCCTGAATACTCGTACACTCGTGCAGCTACAGAGTCTCATTTACTTTCATTCGACACTAGCACTACCGAACTGACAATATCGACTGTTTCTTACGGactagaaaatgtaaatatctcCAGACCAAAGACATCCTACAGAAGGAACTCTGCAGTTTCACGTCCGTACACCTTCCGTGGACGCTGATTACAGATCCTTGTGCGCCCATGCGCAGTGGGATTGGGATTAGGCCCAATCAGCCGTGGCTGGAGCGTTACCAACTTTATTTCttggggatgacgagtcccgtGGAAATGGGGACACCGTTGCTAGTTTCTTTCTCTAGTTTACTTTCCAAAGCTCTGTCAGCTAGCCAGGCTAGTGCCGGACTAGTTGGAACCCAGAGTAGTAGTACTAGCTGCCCACGCGCCGAGATCCTCGAAAGATCCCTAGCCCAGCATGCTGGCTTTCAACCAGTGACACTGCGAAGCCACCGCCAAATGACAGGGTCTATATCTATCGGATATAGGTTATCCGTAATACCAATTATCTGTCGACAGTTGTACCGCTGTTGGATGCGTACACTTTATATGCTGTATCTTTCACATCCAGGTGGCTCGTCCCTATCAAGGCTATCGCGGCTTGGTTGACCCAGCCAGACAGCTCGGAATCGCGAATTCCCATACCGCAACCACCATACGGCCCCCGAGGGTCAAGGACATCCTACAATCGGATAAGTTTTTCTTTCAATAGTACACAATCCGTTTCTACATTTCTCAAGATACGTTATcgtaaatgaaaaatcaacaCGCTCCGCACATCTGCGCCGATGGGCTCTGCGAACGAAACGGGGTTTCGGGACTTCGTAATATGCATAATCCTCTGAAAATCGTTTCCGATCAACAGAACTGGAGCAAAATCGATCCGAAATCGTGAAGACTCATGTGCAAAAACCTGCTTGCATACTAAACGACTGCCTAATATTTGATCGAGCCCAAGGCGAAATTCTTTTCTCTATTGTTGAAAAAGAAACGCCGCAGTAACATTTCGATGCAAACCGCTGGTGTGCACTTGCAATCAATCGAAAAATAATACCCTTGGCAAACTTTATCGAGGTCAACTGTTTCCACTGGTTAAGCACGCAGTTCGTTCAACAGTCATTTCTTTCGCGACTTATAAACACTAATTAACAGTTTCAAGTCAGAAGGTATTTATGAAGGGGAACAGCAGAGGACAGGTGACGAGGTCTCATCAACAGCAACGCGTCCAACTGCCGGCTCTTGCTGCATACTCTAGACTCCTCGGTACACATACGTGTACGCCCCAGCTGCGTAAAAGCGCTAAAATGAATTGTAGCAATAGAGATCCTTAACGGAAATCGTTTAGCGGTAAGCTGCAACAAACGTGCAAGATCGAACAGGTTGGCTAATGCAATTACTTTCACCAGTTTCAACTGTTTACTCTATTAATTTCCTAGCCAGCGTTATTCCTGAATGTTTTTCATGCTACGGTACTTTGGTCGTCTCGTCGGTAAGTAAAGGTAcattcgaaattgaaattgaaattctatcGATACTCGTCTTTAAAAGGAGCCGGTCATCGCCTGTTCGATACGTAATTCGGGTTAGACGAATTTCCGGCCAGCAAAAGTCAACCGGCAACATCgttgcgtcgcgacgcgtcggttGCCGAACTGTTACAATCGAAAGAAACGTCCCCGGTTATTCTCTCTTCGAGTTCTCGGCAAGAGGTAAACCTTTGTATTGGATCGCGTTAGACTGTTGGAGTTCTATTCTCGAGTTAATGCGTCCGCAAGGATACACCGGTTCAAAGAAAGTACGCGAGCCGTAAGTAGATGAATGCGTATTAGGACGGTCGAGTACCTCGTTTAATTGGAACCTCCGTAAACTCGGTGGCCGCGCGTGCCATATGTGGCAGCTTCTAGGGCCTCCTTGGGGTTCCCCGAATGGATCCGAAGTCGGCGTTTCGCTAATCCTCCGGAAGGACTCGCGCGCTCGAACCGCACTGAACCGTGAACATTTTATGTCCAGTTTCTTCGAGGGGGCAAACAAGAGAGTAGCGTACTGTTACTACATAATACGGCGGAAGTCGGATGTCCAGGCGCAGCGTAGACGTTCGACGAGTCTTCAGCGCGACGGGAACGGAACGAAGAACCCAACTGGGCTGGCCTGTAGGTGGTCCATCGATGTGGCCCGTTTGCTCTATAAACTCGACGAGTTAGATCGTATGCCAGATGCGGATTGGAACAAGGAGGCCCTTCAGCCGAATGATACAACACCGTGGTCATTACTGATCGACCATCCTCGCTGTTCGTTCTTTCCGAGTTCTCGCTGCTTTATTCGAATCGATGTCTCGAACAATTGCTGTGCAGCGAATTCTAAAACaactaaaaaatatgtaacaattGAAATAACATTGTCTTGCATAGGTTCGTTTATCGAGGACCTTTTGCCGCAATTTAAAAGCTCAACAGTTGTTCGGCTTAAAATGAACAATATAGCTGCACGAGAAATCTGCTTCCATGCATCTATGgatagtaaattaattattgtgcGTGTTAGTAGTATCGGTAAAGATGTTTTCGACTGTTGCGCATGTGTACGCCTGTGCTACGCAAACGGGTGTCTCTGCTGCTGAGCAGGTTGCATACCATGTGTTGTCAACACTCGAATTTCACTCGAAGCCGTTCGTGTCGTGAAGTATACGATATTcgatatattgtatttctcaaatattattgaagaagCCGTTTCTGTTTCCTTACAGACTATCGGATAAATCTCGGATAGTAAATCAACAGATTATTTCACCAAGAACATATAACAAATCACCGAAGCGAAAAGATTGAACGTGGGAAATAACTACTTAACCACCGAACAaatcattcaaataatattacaaaaaagcTTATTTTTCCATTGTTATTGAAATAACTGTACAACGGTGCTCGCATAGTCTTTATTAGTACAAGTCAATAAGCAACATGTTTTCGTAACAGCATAATAAACGTTGGGAATTGCTGGAATATAAATATGTGTACAAGAATGAAATACGAATCTGTGATCCATCCAACACCTACAAAGAAAATATCATTCATGGCAAGTCGGCATGTTGGCATGACAGCATGTTAGCAATGCGGGGGTGGAGGATGTGTATCGCATAGGGTTACATTAATTGATCCACCCGCTACGGTTGGCACAACAACAGGCACCACACCTGAACCTCCAATTCCTCCTCCGTATACTCCTCCGAATCCTCCTTCGATTCCTCCTCCGTATCCTCCTCCGTATCCTCCTCCGTATCCTCCTCCGAATCCTTCTTCGATTCCTCCTCCGTGTACGAATCCTCCGCCATGGCCGTACTATAATATCATACATACAAGACATACGATTAATCAACAATGAACCATAGAAATTTCACGACAATTTTGATCGGGGTATACCAAAAGGGATAGCAATATCACAGAAATATCAATTAGCATGCTTCGAAAAGATCCTCGAACCGATTATCGACAATCGTCAAGGGAAATGTTTGAATTGTCGTGAAATTGGTAGTGGTGATGCGATAATATGGACATGCATAGGTTATCATTGCAAGATAGACGTAATATTTACAAGAAATCGAAGCAGAACATTTATGATACATACGAATGATCGAATAAACGTGTACGTAAGAAAAACTGCTGGGAACAAATGATTAAATCGCAGTGTCATTGTGCTGAGCTTAAACATACAGTTATTATCGAGTATTTAAACTTACTGGAATACAGGGCCATCCGATGTGATATTTGCATATCAAAATAGGAGTATAAGGCCGACAGTAACATGGTATCCAAGTCTTGTGATAACACGGGCAGTGATTAGGACGCTCAGCTATTTAAGCAAAGTAACTGCATTAATAATATGAAAGATTTTCGAAAGCCAATACTTGAATCCAGTCATACGTGTTTCAGCGGGCTTCAAGTGAAGGTGAACATGCGTTGTGACATTAATGGTCACCGGATTATCATTGCTCTTTGGTACAACTTCGGTACAATTTGTGGAACTGCAGTCCGTTACATATTCGGTTTCGGTAATATTGATTATGTGGTGTTTATGTTTCTgcattgttttcttttctatgCAGTGATTACATTTCTGTTCGCACGACGTTCTTCGCGTTGCACAATGAGTCTCCATACACTTATCCATGCAGGCATGATCTGAATGTAATTTTATCGTATGAATAttcggaaaatatttcaatgcatcACCTCCTCGCTAATTTCAATCACCTCGAAGTATCTTATCAAATTCATTTGTCATACCGAACAACTTTTTCTATACATCTAACAGGCGGTTTCACTTTTGTTTCACTTTTCGAAATATTCGCAAACGTTTCTCTGGGAAAGGGGAAATATTCATTAGCAACTAGCGCTTGATATTTTTCATCGGCGACTATTAGTTCAACAGTTACGAATCATTAAAATCTCGCTTCGAGCTCAACGCCTCCGAAGCAACTGCAACAGGTGAAAGAAAACATTCGATACGACACAGATTTTCACGTGTAgccgaaaaaataaaaaagtccgcaacatatttcaaagttatttcGATCAGCGAGGAGGTCACACATCCGGGTGTTTGCCGAGTTTTATTTCAAGTCTGTTAATACGATGTCGTGTAGAGTGTAATCAATGAAATTAGCACGTTAGGAGAGAGTATTTTACATTTCTTAACGTTTAAGCTTTCAAAGCCATGTTCCTGCAAAAGCTTTCTATGAAACTTGATATTTAAACAAAGTTCCGATCACTCGAATCGAGAGACACCGCAATCAGGGCTTAATGAAAAAATCACTCGGATAACATTTACAGAATCTTATTGGGAACCCGTACAAGTTGGCTGCGATAAAACCGCGTTGAAACTTTTCGCCGAGTTGGCTTCTACCTGAATcgtttcgcttgaaatattacaatttcttaGTTTGTCTTCTTAAACGACCTGGCTACTTAAATCAGAGATACTCTTATTAAAGAAAAACTGTGTTTATGTTGCGTCAAACCTATCTCGTTAATATCTCCAGACGGATGTCTCTTATATCTTTTCAAACACTGTAAGTAAGTCCTGTAGTCCGAGTGCTTGCAGTCCAACAGAATTTTCGTTATGTCGCTCGAAGCTTCCGTAGAGATCGCTAACGGACTGGTGAGAACAAAGTTGACGAATGCGCCGAAACCAACGAGTATCGCGACCAAGTATAATGTTTGTGAATTCATTCTGAGACCTTTAACGAAACAGCAGTCGGCCATCCTGACCACGCGTCCCTTTATACTCATATTATCTACCGTTAAGTAAATCACTTGTATAAAAGTCGGATTCTCGGAAAGCGTTTGCGCTTCGTTCCAAGATAGCAGGGACATCGCACTCTAGGCTAATATCTTGGTGCGTGGATTTTTCAGCTGCACGGTACTCTACTGCCACGACAAATTTGCACTACTTATCGTTCACCACTCCCATGAAACCAAACTTGGGACAAGGAAGTGTCTGGGAAGACAATTGTTTGCTCCAGTCGGAATGCGGGTGGCTGCTACAATATCGATACATTAACACGATTCTCAACAATTCGAAATACTGTAAAATActattgtatttgaaataatttgggTCGCGATCCCGTATCGCAATCggtgaaaatcattttaatcgTTGCTCATACGGTACAATGATAACGACTAGAATATCAATGCTGCGTAACTGTGCACATTTTCGAATTAAGCAC
This is a stretch of genomic DNA from Nomia melanderi isolate GNS246 chromosome 1, iyNomMela1, whole genome shotgun sequence. It encodes these proteins:
- the LOC116428918 gene encoding uncharacterized protein LOC116428918 isoform X2 gives rise to the protein MESLIENYSIVQNHACMDKCMETHCATRRTSCEQKCNHCIEKKTMQKHKHHIINITETEYVTDCSSTNCTEVVPKSNDNPVTINVTTHVHLHLKPAETPERPNHCPCYHKTWIPCYCRPYTPILICKYHIGWPCIPYGHGGGFVHGGGIEEGFGGGYGGGYGGGYGGGIEGGFGGVYGGGIGGSGVVPVVVPTVAGGSINVTLCDTHPPPPHC
- the LOC116428918 gene encoding uncharacterized protein LOC116428918 isoform X1, giving the protein MSIKGRVVRMADCCFVKGLRMNSQTLYLVAILVGFGAFVNFVLTSPLAISTEASSDITKILLDCKHSDYRTYLQCLKRYKRHPSGDINEIDHACMDKCMETHCATRRTSCEQKCNHCIEKKTMQKHKHHIINITETEYVTDCSSTNCTEVVPKSNDNPVTINVTTHVHLHLKPAETPERPNHCPCYHKTWIPCYCRPYTPILICKYHIGWPCIPYGHGGGFVHGGGIEEGFGGGYGGGYGGGYGGGIEGGFGGVYGGGIGGSGVVPVVVPTVAGGSINVTLCDTHPPPPHC